A region from the Drosophila ananassae strain 14024-0371.13 chromosome 2L, ASM1763931v2, whole genome shotgun sequence genome encodes:
- the LOC6494382 gene encoding nephrin: protein MELLLQLLLAIQLIGLNRGSKDVPIHQIESLVGENIYLPCNVTTYDGDEPVLVLWYRDDKGTPIYSIDIRAGVSKAPKRWSDESVFGDRAYFIFDKEPGKLSIQNTQASDSGTYRCRVDFLKAQTINSRVRLNVISPPKQVIIRDSANAERSTVVGPYSEGDIVSLKCQVIGGYPTPTINWYRDGLEIPCELSHLAGGKIIECEITLPSLGREDLNSRLTCRAVSHPRAPIVEAVVQIDMNFAPLNIRLLGAHQPLSAGRRYDLLCQSAGSRPPAVITWWQNGIRLEKTTETTSSDGNQTTSTLSISLSKSDAGKYLSCKAYNHAVPSDPLEDGWKLDIQYVPEAYVRLGTSLDPSTLREGTDVYFDCLVMAHPNVFRIEWRHNDQPLYHNISQGIIISNHSLVLQGVTRATAGNYSCVGFNAEGEGISAPFPLNILYAPTCAQNQRKVYGIAKQEDAKVMCTVDANPREVEFSWTFNNSAESIDVATNHIMRSGTTSIVTYTPITELDYGTLLCLASNKIGKQRIPCVFHIIAAGRPEKVHNCTVTNISMTSLTVTCSDGFNGGLPQNFNMELQDSYTQELKANITSTSPRFAVSNLSPGSIYRIYIYAFNSKGRSEPAVINAAMLRMPEKQLTSEQTNNLRAELLFSPMVSLTVGLTLAVLVAVLAIILALRIPCSATSRRRQKELSNENISRDDSPGPSDKSSGSKEVDDCDEKNPDVVPETIEPDDPAESTRKRQQISTIDTNRSPNRGIFVNEQQHLTAAEISLRSSHGIGYCTLRGGMHAQAQSSVGEISINVTPHVYSNAISQCTLPRQSSQNVWPNYSCTMTGTRPTSTFHQLSFPQGRVNGHQPPPPQPLPLHGHAPSPSLASNSGGTITATPNMALPPQNPHGRTIAMHHMNQSQCGRVCIGIASDGIHAAEQNLSDDEVTVQTPLMIKRDSTV from the exons aTGGAGTTGCTGCTACAATTGCTGCTAGCAATTCAACTAATTGGCTTAAATCGTGGAAGTAAAGATG TTCCAATTCACCAAATTGAATCTTTGGTGGGGGAAAATATTTACCTTCCGTGTAATGTAACCACATATGATGGAGATGAACCTGTACTGGTTTTGTGGTACCGAGATGATAAGGGTACACCCATTTACAG CATTGATATACGTGCGGGAGTATCCAAAGCTCCGAAAAGATGGTCTGATGAGTCTGTCTTCGGAGACAGAGCTTACTTTATATTTGACAAGGAGCCGGGAAAACtttcaattcaaaatacaCAAGCCTCTGACTCGGGAACTTATAGATGTCGGGTAGACTTTCTAAAAGCCCAAACTATTAACAGCCGTGTTAGATTAAATGTCATAT CTCCACCGAAGCAAGTTATTATTCGAGATAGTGCCAATGCGGAAAGGTCTACGGTGGTTGGACCTTATAGTGAAGGTGATATTGTATCATTAAAATGTCAAGTTATTGGAG GCTACCCTACACCCACAATCAATTGGTACCGTGATGGTCTAGAAATTCCATGCGAATTATCTCATTTGGCCGGGGGAAAGATCATTGAGTGTGAAATCACTCTTCCCTCATTGGGCAGAGAGGATTTGAATTCTAGGCTTACTTGCAGAGCTGTGAGCCATCCTCGAGCTCCCATTGTTGAGGCAGTGGTTCAAATTGACATGAACT TTGCTCCACTTAATATTAGACTGCTGGGTGCCCACCAGCCCTTGTCTGCCGGTCGAAGATATGATCTTTTATGCCAAAGTGCCGGCTCTAGACCTCCGGCAGTAATCACCTGGTGGCAAAATGGCATAAGACTCGAGAAAACAACGGAAACT ACTTCAAGTGATGGAAACCAGACAACGAGCACTCTCTCAATAAGTCTGAGCAAATCTGATGCCGGAAAATATTTATCCTGCAAAGCCTATAATCATGCGGTTCCTTCCGATCCCCTGGAAGATGGATGGAAGCTCGACATTCAAT ATGTTCCCGAAGCCTATGTGCGTTTGGGGACTTCCCTAGACCCCAGCACTTTGCGGGAGGGAACTGATGTGTACTTCGATTGTCTGGTAATGGCTCATCCAAATGTCTTCCGCATTGAATGGCGCCACAAT GACCAACCATTATACCACAACATTTCACAAGGCATCATAATAAGTAATCACTCTTTGGTCCTGCAAGGTGTTACAAGAGCCACAGCTGGAAACTATTCCTGTGTGGGCTTTAATGCTGAAGGCGAAGGAATAAGTGCTCcatttcctttaaatattttgt ATGCCCCCACGTGTGCACAGAATCAGAGGAAAGTCTATGGAATCGCCAAACAGGAAGATGCAAAAGTTATGTGCACAGTAGATGCTAATCCGCGGGAGGTTGAATTTAGCTGGACCTTCAACAACTCCGCCGAAAGTATTGATGTTGCCACAAATCACATAATGCGATCAG GAACCACATCAATTGTGACTTATACCCCGATTACTGAGTTGGATTATGGAACCCTTTTATGTCTGGCCTCAAATAAAATCGGGAAGCAACGAATTCCCTGTGTTTTCCACATTATAGCTGCAG GTCGTCCGGAAAAGGTACATAATTGTACGGTTACCAATATCTCCATGACATCGTTAACTGTGACATGTAGTGATGGCTTTAATGGAGGCTTGCCGCAAAATTTCAACATGGAATTACAGGACTCTTACACACAG GAACTTAAAGCCAACATTACATCGACATCTCCGCGATTTGCGGTTTCAAATCTCAGTCCTGGCAGCATTTACAGGATATACATTTATGCATTTAATTCGAAGGGCCGATCCGAGCCTGCTGTGATTAATGCTGCCATGCTGCGTATGCCCGAAAAGCAGCTAACATCGGAACAGA CTAATAATCTTCGTGCAGAACTATTATTTTCGCCGATGGTGTCATTAACCGTGGGACTTACCCTGGCCGTGTTAGTGGCAGTTCTGGCCATTATCCTGGCACTCCGAATTCCCTGCTCCGCCACGTCCCGACGCCGTCAAAAGGAACTATCAAACGAAAATATATCCAGAGATGATTCCCCAGGACCCAGCGACAAGAGCTCCGGCAGCAAGGAAGTGGACGACTGTGATGAAAAGAATCCAGATGTGGTGCCGGAAACTATTGAGCCCGATGATCCG GCTGAGAGTACCAGAAAACGGCAGCAAATATCAACTATAGATACAAATCGTAGCCCAAATAGGGGAATTTTTGTTAACGAGCAGCAACACTTGACCGCTGCAGAAATATCCTTGCGGTCATCTCATGGAATTGGTTATTGCACCCTGCGAGGTGGAATGCACGCCCAAGCCCAGAGCTCTGTTGGAGAAATATCTATT AACGTAACTCCCCATGTCTATTCCAATGCGATCTCCCAATGCACTCTGCCGCGACAGTCCTCGCAGAATGTCTGGCCCAACTATAGTTGCACCATGACCGGAACAAGACCCACCTCTACGTTCCACCAGTTGTCCTTCCCCCAGGGCAGAGTCAATGGCCATCAGCCGCCGCCACCCCAGCCCCTGCCCCTGCATGGACATGCCCCTTCACCGTCACTGGCGTCCAACAGCGGAGGCACCATCACCGCCACGCCAAATATGGCATTGCCCCCACAGAACCCACATGGCAGAACCATCGCCATGCACCACATGAACCAATCCCAGTGCGGCAGAGTCTGCATCGGAATCGCTAGCGATGGCATCCACGCAGCCGAGCAAAACCTTTCCGACGACGAGGTCACCGTCCAAACTCCTTTAATGATAAAACGCGACAGCACCGTATGA